From a single Anomaloglossus baeobatrachus isolate aAnoBae1 chromosome 4, aAnoBae1.hap1, whole genome shotgun sequence genomic region:
- the MRPS33 gene encoding small ribosomal subunit protein mS33 isoform X2, with amino-acid sequence MSSLSNYAIRMSRLSARIFGEVVRPTNTCSMKVVKLLSEQPLAKRKEVYDWYPPHNIYTPLMRRLRFLGLYRDEHEDFKEEMKRLRRLRGKGPPKKGEGKRAKKKS; translated from the exons ATGTCTTCCCTCTCGAATTACGCCATCCGCATGTCTCGTCTCAGCGCCAGAATCTTCGGGGAGGTTGTGCGGCCGACGAACACATGCTCCATGAAGGTGGTGAAGCTCCTGAGTGAGCAGCCCCTGGCGAAACGGAAGGAGGTTTATGACTGGTACCCACCGCATAACATCTACACGCCGCTCATGCGCCGTCTGAGATTTCTCGGCCTTTATAG GGATGAACACGAGGACTTCAAAGAAGAAATGAAGCGTCTGCGGAGACTGCGAGGTAAAGGACCGCCCAAGAAGGGAGAAGGCAAGAGGGCAAAGAAGAAGTCGTAG